GTTTGCTCATTTTTATAATAATCCCATGCCTCTTTGATGATTTCGGGTTTCAACAGCATATCCATCAGCGTCATTGCCTCAGCTTTGGCTCCATAGACCACTCCTTTGTGCGCGATGGGGGTTGCCATCGATATAGCATTGGACCAGTGGTGGCCGGGCAACCCGGGAATATTAGACGGATAACGTAATACGACCGTGGGCAACGACCAGGAAATATCGGCAATGTCATCCGAGCCACCGCCCATTGACATTCCTTGTGCTCCCATCATGCGGGTTGGCATATCGGCAGGTAAGCCAATAGTATCAATTTTCATGGCCAATCCTTCTATTTTAGGGGCCTGCAATTCTTTTTGAGACGCTTTTGCCAGCATTTGATCTTCTTCCGACCACGTGGGTAATCCTACTTTTTTAATGTTTTGGTACATGGCTTCGGCAATGGGCTTATTGAAATGCCCCGGCCAAGCCGACCCCAGGATTTCGTAGCTGAACTTGGTATCGGTCATCAAAGCAGCCCCTTCGGCGATTTTGACACCAGTGTCAAACAACTTTTTAATTTTTGGATACGAACGGTCGCGAAAATAATACCAAACGGCGGCTTTGGAAGGAACGACGTTAGGCTGGTCGCCACCGTCCGGAATGACGTAATGCGAGCGCTGTGTCAACTCTAAGTGTTCACGACGGAAGTTCCAGCCCACATTCATCAATTCCACGGCATCCAACGCACTGCGACCGCGCCAAGGGGCTCCGGCGGCGTGGGCAGCGGCTCCTTCAAAATTGAAACGTACCGACACCAAACCGTTGTTGCCGGCATCGCCGTACGAAACGCCCAGATTGTTGGCTACGTGAGTGAAGATACAGGCGTCTACATCTTTAAAATACCCATCACGAACAAAAAACGCTTTCGCGCCTACCAATTCTTCAGCTACCCCGGGCCAAAGCACTAAGGTGCCGGAGATTTTCTCACGCTCCATGATTTCTTTCACTGCCAGGGCCGAAATGATATTTAAAGCCTGCCCGGAATTATGGCCTTCGCCATGGCCGGGAGCTCCCGCAACGATGGGGTCCTGATAAGCGACGCCGGGTTTTTGCGAAGCTTTGGGGATACAATCGACGTCAGAGCCGATAGCGATGACGGGTTTACCGCTTCCCCATTTGGCCAACCAAGCCGTAGGCATGTTGGAAATGCCTTTTTCAATGGTAAAACCGTTTTTCTCCAACAGATCCGTCAGGTACTTAAAACTTTCCACTTCCTGAAAGCCTAATTCTGAAAAACTGAACAACATATCGTTGATTTGTTGTCCCATGACGGCGCGTTTCTCAACGCCTGCCACGGCCTCTTGCTTGAGTTTTTCAATACTGGCCTGCTCAGGAGTAAGTTTTGGGGTTTTTCTTGACTGTGTAAGGCCCGGTGCACTAATCGCTGCGATCAGCAGTAAGGTGTAGAGCGTTTTCTTCATAGTTTAGGTTAAGAAAAAGTGTTATTTATATTAAAATCTGTTTTTACAACTATACAAACTGATCCAATACCAAAACACCCGCTAAGCCTACGATGGATACGATGGTTTCCATGACCGTCCAGGTTTGGAGGGTTTCTTTGATGGAAAGGTTGAAATACTCTTTAAACAGCCAAAAACCGCCGTCGTTAAGGTGGGAGCAGATCAAGCTTCCGGAACCGATCGCCAAGACCATTAATTCGGGTTTTACCCCCTGACTTTGCACCAATGGCGCAATGATACCCACCGCCGTCAGCCCCGCCACCGTAGCTGAGCCTACGCAGATACGGATCACACCCGCAATGGCCCAGCCTAAGATAAGCGGAGAAATGTCAACTCCGGCCAAAAGTTCTCCTATGTATTTGCTGACTCCTCCATCGGTCAGGATTTGTTTGAAACCGCCGGCTCCCGCCACGATAAGCAGAATGATCGAAACACTTTTAAAGGCTTCTTCGAGCGATTTCATTACGTTTTTAGTGGTTCTTCCTCGTTTGATTCCCAGAAAATAAACAGCGACGAGCACAGAGATCAGCATCGAAATGGAAGGGTCGCCCAAGAAGGCAAAGGTTTTATAGAGGATACTGTCTTCCGGAAAATAACCCTTTAACCAAGGCATGAGGGTAAGAAGCAATAACGGCAATAACGCAACGACCAGACTGATGCTCAGACTTGGCATTTCAGCGTCGCTGAATTGTTTGGTATTGAATAAAGAAGCATCCGGTTTGGGATCGTATTTTTTGAGGGTTTTGGCAAAAATAGGCCCGGCAAGAATAATGGCCGGTATGGCGACAATTAAACCGTAGAAAAGCGTTTGGCCTACATTGGCATGAAACTGCGTTGCAATGGCTGTAGGGGAGGGGTGGGGCGGCAAATATCCGTGTGCCACCGATAACGCCGACAGCATCGGAACCGCGACGTACAGCATCGGTAATTGGGTCGAAGCGGCAATGGTAAAAATGAGGGGAATGACAATGACAAAACCGGCGTTATAAAACAACGGAAGGCCAATGATAAATCCCGCCAATGCCAAGCCCCAGGGTAGGTATTTGAGCCCAAAAATATTCATCAGTGTGGTGGTAATTCGCTGGGCCGCCCCGCTATCGGCAACCAGCTTCCCGAGCATAGAGCCAAAACCAATGATAATGACCAGTGAGCCCAATGTGCCCCCAATGCCTTTTTCGAGAGATTGACTAATAGCAGGTACAGTCATTCCACAGGCCAGCCCAAGCCCGATGCTGACCAATACAAAAGATATAAAGGTATCTAATTGGAAATAAGCGACTAAAATAATGAGTGCTAAAATGCCCAGCAGGACGTACAGTAGGAGCATAACGGGTAGGAGTTAAGAAGTTAGGATCGGGTAACTAACCTGACACAGTTAATTCGTGCAATAATAATAACTTTATAAGAATAACTTGTACAAAATAGGGGGCTGAATGATTTTACCCTAACAATACAAGTTTTGAAAAGTAAGCAGCGGAATGCTCTAATCTACTCCCATACCAACTGAAGAGTTCGCCATCTACGACCAATACTGTTGATGTCGGACAGAGTGCCTGAAATTCAGCAAGGTGTTTTTCTTTGAATGGATAAGGCTCAGAAGATAAAAAAATATACGCCGGTTGCGCTTCCTGTAGTTGTACAGCGGTTATATAAGGATAACGTAACAAAGAAGCAAAAGCATTCGTAAAGCCCGCTCTTTGCAGCATATCATCAATAAAAGTGTGAGAAGCGGCAACCATGTAAGGTTTTCGCCAAATAAGGTAAGCTACTGATTTGGAAAACGTATTGGAATATTGAAGCAAAGAGAAGCTGCGTTGAATGCTCGATACAATATTTTCGGCTTCGGGAGTTTTGCCTGTCAGAGTACCTATCCCGGTTATCATATCAAGAGCATCATCAAGGCAAATGATATTCGACATCCATACAGGGAAGTATTTCTTCAGCGCCTCAATTCCTTCGCGCTCGTTTTCTTCTTTATTTCCGATGATCAGATCAGGGGATAATTTTTTGATTACTTCAATGTTGAAATTTTTCGTTCCGCCAACTTTCGTCAGACCTTTCACCTTATCTGTAGGATAAATACAGTAATTGGTAATTCCAACGATGGAAGAACCCAGCCCCAGATCGAACAGCAGCTCCGTTTGGGAAGGCACAAGCGATACAATACGACGGGGGAGGCCCGGCAGCAGTATCTCATGATTCAATTGGTCTTTTACCGAAAATCTCATCGTAGCAGCCTTTACTTTTTCCGCGACCAAGTTTTCCGGATGCCGATTTTGCCGCCAAAGGTATTTTTATATAATTGGCCCCGGTCAAGGGCAACGGCCGCATTCCATTCCAACCCACCCCCTTTACCGATTGGGCCATCCAATTGAAATATCCCTGAAAATTGTTTAGGAACGGTTGGGTAAGGGAATCCGTACGTACCATAATTCAGACTGTAAGAGAGCTTACTCATAAAATGCAGTTTTTCTCCATAGTAGCCCTCAACTCCCAAGTGATAGACAAGTACTCGATTATTATTCGCAATCTCGTTGCCGTTAAAGGGCTCAGGCCGATTCGTGTCTTTGTAATTAGTAATAAATGGCGTACCAATGATGCGTCGTTTGTAAGACCAGCCGTCGTAGTATTGTTGGTGGTTGAAGTAATTGTCACGGCCAAAAATACCACCCTCGAAGTCAAACGTTGATCCTCCCTGGCTTTTTGTATTAAGTACTTCCAATAAAATCTTTTTAAAACTTATTCTCCCTTTTACTCGGTCAGGGTATAAGACATTAAAGGAGACTCCCTGTAGTCCATCGGCAATATTGGAGTTTCGGACACTTGCCAATGACCCGTCTTCAATCAAACTTTGCCTGTAGCATAATACACTTACACGTCTGAATTCGAATTCTGCACCAATATCAAGGGTACCGACGTGATTTCCTACACGATTGGTTGAATCAAAGGCATTTGTACCCCCTTTTTTGCCAAACAAAGAACCGGTCACCGCCAAGAGATAATCATTAAAGCTTCCGGGCAGGGTTTTGTTTTTCACTGTACCGATGTCATCATACGTTTTGCCGCCCCACTGTACCTGATGATTGAGTCCACCGTAGAGCTTTAATCTTGTTTTTAGGACATCAATACGTAGATAAAACGATTTTTGGTGCAGTAAATATCCATACGCAAAATCTCCGGACCCAAACCAACCGTGGGCATACGTACCCTTAAATGAAACTATGTTTTTGGTGAATTTGAGCGGGATATAATCAATGATACCTACCTGAATTTTAGGAATGGGAAGGGCATTTCCGGACCAAATATAAGAGCCTGTGCCAAGAAGGGTGTCAGAAAGGCCAAATGTTTCACGTTTTCTGCCTATATAAAGATCCCATTGCCTGTAACGAACCTGTGCATAAAGCTCCGGCAAAATAAGTTGATTTTTGTTTGAAACAT
Above is a window of Runella slithyformis DSM 19594 DNA encoding:
- a CDS encoding amidohydrolase, whose translation is MKKTLYTLLLIAAISAPGLTQSRKTPKLTPEQASIEKLKQEAVAGVEKRAVMGQQINDMLFSFSELGFQEVESFKYLTDLLEKNGFTIEKGISNMPTAWLAKWGSGKPVIAIGSDVDCIPKASQKPGVAYQDPIVAGAPGHGEGHNSGQALNIISALAVKEIMEREKISGTLVLWPGVAEELVGAKAFFVRDGYFKDVDACIFTHVANNLGVSYGDAGNNGLVSVRFNFEGAAAHAAGAPWRGRSALDAVELMNVGWNFRREHLELTQRSHYVIPDGGDQPNVVPSKAAVWYYFRDRSYPKIKKLFDTGVKIAEGAALMTDTKFSYEILGSAWPGHFNKPIAEAMYQNIKKVGLPTWSEEDQMLAKASQKELQAPKIEGLAMKIDTIGLPADMPTRMMGAQGMSMGGGSDDIADISWSLPTVVLRYPSNIPGLPGHHWSNAISMATPIAHKGVVYGAKAEAMTLMDMLLKPEIIKEAWDYYKNEQTKEMKYEPLISPKEVPAVYLNRTIMEKFKPELSKYYYDPTKYKTYLEQLGIKYPTLREDQKEDLKKAKADSGK
- a CDS encoding capsule assembly Wzi family protein → MRVNQYATVPEASGLSVRASRQSLIAVSKKRPWQIGYGIDLAANVSNKNQLILPELYAQVRYRQWDLYIGRKRETFGLSDTLLGTGSYIWSGNALPIPKIQVGIIDYIPLKFTKNIVSFKGTYAHGWFGSGDFAYGYLLHQKSFYLRIDVLKTRLKLYGGLNHQVQWGGKTYDDIGTVKNKTLPGSFNDYLLAVTGSLFGKKGGTNAFDSTNRVGNHVGTLDIGAEFEFRRVSVLCYRQSLIEDGSLASVRNSNIADGLQGVSFNVLYPDRVKGRISFKKILLEVLNTKSQGGSTFDFEGGIFGRDNYFNHQQYYDGWSYKRRIIGTPFITNYKDTNRPEPFNGNEIANNNRVLVYHLGVEGYYGEKLHFMSKLSYSLNYGTYGFPYPTVPKQFSGIFQLDGPIGKGGGLEWNAAVALDRGQLYKNTFGGKIGIRKTWSRKK
- a CDS encoding ABC transporter substrate-binding protein, coding for MRFSVKDQLNHEILLPGLPRRIVSLVPSQTELLFDLGLGSSIVGITNYCIYPTDKVKGLTKVGGTKNFNIEVIKKLSPDLIIGNKEENEREGIEALKKYFPVWMSNIICLDDALDMITGIGTLTGKTPEAENIVSSIQRSFSLLQYSNTFSKSVAYLIWRKPYMVAASHTFIDDMLQRAGFTNAFASLLRYPYITAVQLQEAQPAYIFLSSEPYPFKEKHLAEFQALCPTSTVLVVDGELFSWYGSRLEHSAAYFSKLVLLG
- a CDS encoding gluconate:H+ symporter; this encodes MLLLYVLLGILALIILVAYFQLDTFISFVLVSIGLGLACGMTVPAISQSLEKGIGGTLGSLVIIIGFGSMLGKLVADSGAAQRITTTLMNIFGLKYLPWGLALAGFIIGLPLFYNAGFVIVIPLIFTIAASTQLPMLYVAVPMLSALSVAHGYLPPHPSPTAIATQFHANVGQTLFYGLIVAIPAIILAGPIFAKTLKKYDPKPDASLFNTKQFSDAEMPSLSISLVVALLPLLLLTLMPWLKGYFPEDSILYKTFAFLGDPSISMLISVLVAVYFLGIKRGRTTKNVMKSLEEAFKSVSIILLIVAGAGGFKQILTDGGVSKYIGELLAGVDISPLILGWAIAGVIRICVGSATVAGLTAVGIIAPLVQSQGVKPELMVLAIGSGSLICSHLNDGGFWLFKEYFNLSIKETLQTWTVMETIVSIVGLAGVLVLDQFV